In Capsicum annuum cultivar UCD-10X-F1 chromosome 11, UCD10Xv1.1, whole genome shotgun sequence, one genomic interval encodes:
- the LOC107848519 gene encoding pentatricopeptide repeat-containing protein At4g21065, with product MEISTMAQGMQLHARLLKTSSQQDQTHSQFLSKLFTFSALSPSGNLAYARCILSTLTSPNNSYYYNTMIRAYSDSPDPTRSIRLFLAMHEEPGVVVPRPDKYTYPFVLKACGRLRDVRVGEQVHALVVKSGLKVDLYVNNALVHMYFGCVDSGNARKVFDGMSERDVVSWTTMIDGLVDNDRGIEAIRLFGEMMESGVEANEATLVSVLRACADTGALSVGRKVDGLVKEGSIGSVKGNVGTALIDMYAKCGCVDEARRVFDEMTEKDVYAWTAMISGLASHGLCEEAMERFEEMKSVGVKPDERTMTAVLSACRNAGWIGRGLYHVRSMKKYMLRPTIQHYGCIVDTFVRAGQLEEAEQFIRKMVPIDPDVVLWRTLLWGCKIHGDVERSERLLKDVELLKMDSRDCGSYVLLGNVYAATGNWKEKAKMRELMNQRGLVKTPGSSRIEIDGNIHEFTAGDSRHVESDNIYAKLDEIEENVSREGYDPKVSEVLLEIDDDEKASQLLHHSEKLALSFGLIKTNPGTVIRIVKNLRSCEDCHLFMKLISKLYQREIIIRDRIRYHHFRDGECSCGDRW from the coding sequence atGGAAATATCAACAATGGCACAAGGCATGCAACTCCATGCCCGTTTACTCAAAACAAGCAGCCAACAAGACCAAACCCATTCCCAATTTCTCAGTAAACTCTTCACTTTCTCCGCCCTTTCGCCTTCCGGTAACCTTGCCTACGCTCGATGTATACTCAGCACTCTCACAAGTCCAAACAATTCATATTACTACAACACCATGATACGTGCATATTCGGACTCACCCGACCCAACCCGGTCCATCAGACTCTTCCTCGCCATGCATGAAGAACCCGGGGTCGTCGTGCCCCGGCCTGATAAGTATACGTATCCGTTCGTGCTCAAGGCTTGTGGGAGACTACGTGATGTTCGGGTTGGGGAGCAGGTGCATGCGTTGGTTGTGAAGTCCGGGTTGAAGGTGGATTTATACGTGAATAATGCgcttgtgcatatgtattttggaTGTGTTGATTCGGGTAATGCTCGTAAGGTGTTCGATGGAATGTCCGAGAGAGATGTCGTTTCGTGGACGACGATGATTGATGGGTTGGTTGATAATGATAGGGGTATCGAAGCGATTAGGTTGTTCGGGGAGATGATGGAGAGTGGGGTGGAGGCGAATGAGGCGACTTTGGTTTCGGTTCTGAGAGCATGTGCCGATACTGGAGCGTTGAGTGTTGGACGGAAGGTTGATGGTTTGGTTAAGGAGGGGAGTATTGGGAGTGTGAAGGGTAACGTTGGGACCGCGCTTATTGATATGTACGCGAAATGTGGGTGTGTAGATGAGGCGAGACGAGTTTTTGATGAGATGACGGAGAAGGATGTTTATGCTTGGACAGCGATGATATCCGGTCTTGCAAGTCACGGGCTTTGTGAGGAGGCGATGGAGCGTTTTGAGGAGATGAAGAGTGTTGGTGTGAAGCCGGATGAAAGAACAATGACTGCTGTTTTATCGGCTTGTAGGAATGCCGGTTGGATTGGTAGAGGATTGTATCATGTAAGGAGTATGAAGAAGTATATGTTGAGACCTACGATTCAGCATTATGGATGTATAGTAGATACGTTTGTGCGTGCTGGACAGTTGGAGGAGGCGGAGCAGTTTATCAGGAAGATGGTGCCGATTGATCCGGATGTTGTGCTATGGAGGACGTTGTTATGGGGTTGTAAGATTCACGGAGATGTTGAAAGGAGTGAGCGCTTATTAAAGGACGTTGAgcttttgaaaatggattctcgTGATTGTGGGAGTTACGTACTTCTTGGGAATGTCTATGCAGCCACGGGGAATTGGAAGGAGAAGGCGAAGATGAGAGAGTTGATGAATCAAAGAGGGTTAGTGAAGACACCGGGGTCTAGCAGGATTGAGATTGATGGCAACATCCATGAATTTACAGCGGGAGACTCCAGACACGTTGAATCAGATAATATCTATGCAAAattggatgaaatagaagaaaacgtTAGCAGAGAAGGTTATGATCCCAAAGTTTCGGAGGTATTACTTGAAATAGATGATGACGAGAAAGCATCTCAGCTTCTCCACCACAGCGAGAAACTTGCATTGTCCTTCGGACTTATTAAAACTAATCCGGGAACTGTCATAAGGATAGTGAAGAACCTAAGGTCTTGCGAGGATTGTCATTTGTTCATGAAACTAATCTCAAAGTTATACCAAAGAGAGATCATCATTAGGGACCGTATCCGTTACCATCACTTCAGGGATGGCGAATGTTCTTGTGGAGATCGATGGTGA